GTTCGGAGTGTAACCGTGGACGCCACGCCGACCTGAACGCGTCGGAGAATATCGCACAACGGGAGGGTGAACCATGCACGGCCTAACACTTTGGGTGAGGCGAACCGTGCTACCTCGCTGGTTGAATAGCCATCCGTCGCTGACGCCCGCTGTATGCGGGGAGGAAGGCCCCATTGACAGGGCTACACGCACTGAAACGCACATCGTTGGTCACAACTCGGTGGCAACCTTCGACGGGTCACGCGAAAGCGTACTTGAACCCCGAGGAAACGCGCAACCTGAATATCCACTTCGTGGAATCTTCGCCCTTCAGGGCGGGGAGGATGTCAATCGTCCTCGACGAACCAATCATCCGTCCGAGATCGCTCGAGCGCGTAGAGGAGCAAATACCCGACGAGTCCCAACGCGAACAGCGTCGCCGGAATGAGAAACGGGCCGAACGTTCCGAACAGCCATTCGGCGGCCGCGAGCAACGGGGCGGCCGGCTGGAACATACGACGCAGTAGGTGGGCGACGGCTTAAACTACAGGCTTCGCGTCGTCGCTCGTTCCGAGTGACGCCGATCATGTCGACTGTTGGACCGGCAGTTCCAGTCGGCGATGTGGACGGGCAGCTCCGCACGCCGTGACGATAGTTCGCCTCAGAGCCACGGAGCGCGGTCTCCGTCGGAGACGCCGGGGGAGCCGCGCTCGGACTCCTCGTTGGGTCCGACCTCCTCGTCGAGGAGTTCCTCGTCGTCGGCGTCGGGACCGCCGTCGGTCGCTGCCGCCGAGGCGTCGGGATCGGACACCGGGCCGCTGACGTCGATCGCGCCCTCGGGGTTGAACGCCAACAGGGCGGTCAACGCGAGGACGATGAGCGCCAGCGGCTCCTCGCCCGTGATCGGGCCGACCTCGAGGATGGTCAGCGGCAGGACGCCGAGCGCGACGGCGCTGCCGAAGCGGAAGCGGTCGATGTCGACGTTGCCGCGCAGCCACGGGCCCAAGAGGGCGACCGAGAGCGCGAAGCCGACGCCGATCATCGCGGCGCCCGTCCCGTAGAGGACGTACACCGGCTCGGAGATGAGCGCGATCTCGAAGCCGTTCGGCCGGAAGCTAGCGATCAGTCCGAGGCCGATGACCACGCCGGGGCTCGGCAGGTACTCGCCGACAGTTGCGCTCGCGGTCTTGGCGGC
This genomic window from Natronomonas salsuginis contains:
- a CDS encoding DUF5794 domain-containing protein, yielding MSTSRHPVALRLERRVGEGTRLLATVMALPLLDGIFAALVLAGAISSILGMIEIGLLIFGGSATLAVVLAEMEGSRRDRARNVLLVGAIVVPLAAVQAAIAPTIESMLAMEIFERFAALVILAIAAKTASATVGEYLPSPGVVIGLGLIASFRPNGFEIALISEPVYVLYGTGAAMIGVGFALSVALLGPWLRGNVDIDRFRFGSAVALGVLPLTILEVGPITGEEPLALIVLALTALLAFNPEGAIDVSGPVSDPDASAAATDGGPDADDEELLDEEVGPNEESERGSPGVSDGDRAPWL